The Prunus dulcis chromosome 5, ALMONDv2, whole genome shotgun sequence genomic sequence ACGTGCCTCTGCAGCTTGTTCAGCCGCAAGCAATTGATTGCAAAAGTCTTTGAAGGAAAGTGATGTGTCACGAGCAACCAGGACTATCCTAATCATATCATACTTAGAAGAAAGGCCATTCAACGCTGCAATCATCATATCATCGTTGGACACGGAAACACCAGCCATAGCGAGGTGATCGTGAATGTGCTTGAGGCGAAGCAAGAACTTCTCAATTGACTCAGAGCCTTTCTGTGCAGTCTGAAGCTCGATTTTGAGATGATTGATACGAGCACGAGAGATTGTGGCATATCGATCCGTCAAATTCATCCAGGCACCATGCGCCGTCTTGCAACCAATGACATATTCGAGCGCATCATCAGAAAGCGTGGCGATCAACAAGCTAAGAAGTGCCTTGTCGACCTGCACCCAGTCCTTGTAGGCTGCAGTGAGTGCAGAGGTGACACCTTTCTCATCCAAAATTGCGAATTTCGGAGGAGCAATGTTCGAGCCATCAAAATGGCCAAAGAGATCGTAGCCGTCCAGAACAGACTCAAGTTGATATCGCCACTTCAAGAAGTTATCATCTTTCAACCGGATCGTGATAAGACCAAGAATACCGTCAATCTTGAGATGTGAAGTCGCCATGAaagcaggagagagagaaagcacAGAAATTGCAGAtcgaagaaattgaagaaattacATAATTTTAGGTGAGACACGAAGAACAAAAACGAAGAAATTGCAGAAATCGCAGAAGCGAGAGGTCGAAGAAAATTGCGAACTCGAAGAAAACGAAGACAGAAACGAATTGCAGAATCAACAAAGGTGAAGGAATGGCAAAATCGCAGACGGTACAGTAGGTGCAGAAATCAGAGGTAAGAAGAAAGGAGAGGGAAGAATAGAGTAGCGGAAGCAAAAGATCAGGCCCCAGAACCACGAagggctctgataccatgctaaccATGGTAGTAGAgacagaggaagaaaagagtTTACTGGAAGTTTCTAAGAGCAGATGAGAAAATTGAATGATATTTCTTACTTAATCGTTGTACAGtacagtatatatatatatatatatatacatttactTAGTCTATTTGCTTAATGAGTAAGTAACCGTGCTAACAGCTGACAGCTAAGCAAACCAACCTCCTAACAATTCTAACAGCTCTAACCAACTCTAACCATTGGGTACAACTAAGCAAACCAACCTCCTAACAATTCTAATAGCTCTAACCAACTCTAACCATTGGGTAAACAATTTGGAGAGTGATTGGTTATAAAAGTCACATTGAGCTAGCAGCTCCCAATTGCTCCATTAATTTGGACTTTGTGCATTGCATGCCTACTATGTATTATTCATCCAGGAATGTAAACAAAGTGTATAATTCGAGTTTCTCCTTCAAGTGGGTTCAAAAATTCTAAGAAATTGCGGTTTgagaatatatataagtttttgCACCATCTTTTTCTGTGTTTCAAAAGAGTGGAAAGATATGGAATTTTTTCAGATAATTAATTGTCTTTTGAGAGTATGAAAAGCTATCAAAATTGTCTTaggtgaaaagaaaaacaaatcatttttcctctaaaccctagacaaTGAGCAGTGAGCCTGCTTGCTTACACTCgtttgaatttcattttcctgtaaattaaattaatttaaactatcacttatactataaaaataaaaataaaaactatatatTAGCTGAAAATGTTCAAGAAGATGGAATCACAAGAAAAATTTGGACTGGGTCGACCCATCAACAAACTGGGTAAAGAGTGCAGGGCGAAGCAAAAATAAGGCCCAACCTCTACCTCCCCTCTCTCTAGTTGGGCTGACCCATCTGATGGACCCGAGTTGGGTCCTGACCCACTAGATTGGGCAAATAGAATACCTTTCATTAACGTTAATTTCGCAATTATGGAAAGTTTGTAGGTAGATCTGCACTTGGATTACTGTACCAACCATCCTatcaaaaaaaacacacacacacacacactcagATATTCCCTTACCAATCATTGAGGTGGGGGGAGGGAGTTACAGGAAAATCAAGAGCAAAGGAAGCCGCAGCTAGATCTgagaaagaaagcaaaaccAGTTATATACAGCGgtaattttcatttcagttttcctttgaattttttatcgTGTGTTCTTCTCCATTTTGATTCTTTTGTCCCCTTTCAAGTTTTCGTTTATGTATAATTTTAAGACTGCTTATGATGTTTAGCCCTCTGCTTGCTTCCCGAGAAAATGCAACGAATGAATATGATTTTATACTCTTAAGTGTGTCTTTCGTTGCATAACTTATGTGAACTTACTAGATTTTTGTGAACAAGTTTTCGTTTGTTAAGTTGTTTTTATACACGTTTATTCATGTATGTATTATGTACGTCGACCTGCATTTACTTTGCACAAAATATGttaaatttgacatttttaaTTACTTGTTCTCTCAATATCGTTTGTTCAAACAGTTGGGTGGTTGTCTTTCTGTTAATTGAACAGAAATGTTGAATGTAatgtcaatattttttcaatttctttaagGTGGTTGGAGCCTTTGTGATTCATATGAAGGATATTTCTTTATgatgattattttttatttgctggACATAGATTTTCATGGAAGGATTGGTGGGTGTTTCACGAGTCACCCCAGTTCGTACTCATTTGAGGCAAAAGCACCTTCCTTTTGTTCCTACGTCTTCACTGAAATTTACGAAAAGTTCGTATAGAAATAGAACTAGAGTTGGAATGAACCAACATCCCAAATCACCCAACCCAATTGCTGCTTCAATTCAACCATTAGAAGCCTCCGCATTGAGCCGCTTTGACAACACGCAACCATCCAAAGGTAATGTGATTGATTGAACCTGGGAACTTGTATTTGCGTCTTTGGTAAAATTGGTTTGAGGAAACTTTTGATTCATTGGAGCTGAAAACTTAGCTTTGCaacataaatttataatttgtgGTAGAAAGTGTGGCACTATTTGTTGCGTCACTGAAATTTTGTAtggaatttattttcaaagacTGGAGAGCAGTTGCCTTACCTAGGCATAAGAGTATGAGCTTATGGATTAgctttgaaattaaaaataaaaagctgaATAAAGTATAGTTCGAGACTTTCAGAACCATATGACCTTGTGTGAtggttgtttattttaatgtatAGAGGTTCTCGATTTATGGAGAAATGCTGATGCGGTGTGCTTCGATGTGGATAGCACTGTTTGCCTGGATGAGGGCATTGATGAACTTGCAGAATATTGTGGAGCTGGAAAGGCTGTTGCAGAATGGACGGCTAGGTTAAATTTATTACTGGAATTGCTTTCATCTGTTTCGTACTGTGGAATTTTCAACTCTCACTTTAGTTCTCATCCTTGCCAGGGCAATGAGTGGTTCAGTACCTTTTGAGGAGGCTTTGGCTGCTAGACTATCTTTGTTCAATCCTTCCCTATCTCAAGTTCAAGATTTTCTCAAAGAGAGGCCCGTAAGGTAGGAGGGCTCCTTTAGATTGTCTTGAGTGTATGCTGGCTTCCTTAATTATCTATGGTTTATGTTGCCTTCTTGTTTGCTTAATTTGGAGCTTGCCTTTGGTCTTGATAAaatcattgtgtttttcttaTAGAATTTGAATACACAAGTTGTGTCTACTTAAGATGAAAATATTGCCATTATTAGCAAAAGATGCATACGAGACATTTACTTGACAGCATAAAACATAATGACTTCCCAATGGTTATTTGTACTTACCTCAAGAAATATTGTTGAAAGGGTAGAAATGAAATGATTTAGGTCTGCTTATTATTTGCACTTCTGGCAATTTGATGACCAAAAAATTTCTGATCTGGTTGTTGTGTACAATTCTGTGTAGGCTTTCACCTGGCATAGATGAGTTAGTCAAGAAGCTGAAGGCTAATAACACTGATGTTTATCTGGTCTCTGGGGGCTTCCGTCAAATGATCAAAGTATGCTGCTGAATAATTCAATGAGTGCCTTTGTTCTATTgctacttttttttctctcacttATCATTTGTCAGTTGAAGATGCAGAATACATTGAAAATTAATATCCTCCTTTTATATTGTAAATTGTTAACTGAGTAACTTGTTCTGAAGCCTGCAGCATCGATTCTTGGGATACCGCCTGAAAACGTCTTTGCAAATCAACTGCTATTTGGAACATCTGGAGAGTTTCTGggttttgacaaaaatgaGCCCACTTCAAGGAGTGGTGGGAAAGCCACTGCAGTGCAACAAATAAGGAAGGTTGGTCTATGGCCGTGTGTTCAATGTTTTAGTTTCCAAGTATGTTTGCTTGAAAAGCTGATTAAAGTGGTTTTCCAGGCTCATAATTACAAGGAATTAATCATGATTGGGGATGGTGCGACTGATCTTGAGGTAATCAATCACTGAAACTTCCAAACTGCTATCCTGCAACaagatttgtttgtgttttctgTGTCTCACTTACTCGCATATAGCCATGAATATAAAACTAAGTGATAACCATGCTCGACAAGCCTTGAAACATTAAGACTTCTTCATCAAGTGTCTCCGTGCGTTTCTCTCATATATAAGCATTatcaatgaaataatattttgtttaagCTGACTCGTGAAATTCTCCATCCAATATCATTTGTCTCGATATCCAGGCACGCCAACCGGGAGGTGCTGACTTGTTCATTTGCTATGCTGGTGTTCAACTTCGAGAGGCTGTAGCGGCAAAGGCCAATTGGCTTGTTTTTAATTTCGAAGACTTGATAAGCTCCTTGGACTAATAGCATGTACTCTTTTGTGCCCTATTCATTCTTTATCGTGTACTATTGTTCCTCCATTGCGCTGCCTGCACTGCTGCGTTAGTATAGTTATACCCTTCCGATTTGTACAAGGTAACATTTTCCTGTGTAAAAATCACAGGAAGATGAATAAGGAGTGTGCATTGGGTGTTTCGTTGTAGGATGCTGTCTGTGTACTTGAATgggaaaatatattttgtgggATACTAGTTAcaaagtttatataaatgattggACCATTTACCCTGAAGTCCTGTACAATAAATACATCTGTGATATCAGGGAGAAGAAAACTCAAGTCTTACATTGATGGAAAGTGTTGATGTTGAGGTTGACCCCTGTGTGCAAGCATCTCTAAACATCAACACTTTCCTTGCAAAGAAGAAACAAGAGTTTCCTTTTACCTAATTTCTTATTCAATCATTCGTTGGCATTGGGTTGTGTTTGTGGTAGTTAAAATGTCTATCAATCAAAAGAGTTGGTGGTTGGCCAACTTATTGAATTGGTGATCTAGTCCCCCACTTATCCATTTAAGCACTAGAAACTtgcgaaaaaagaaaagcaaacgAACAGACAACTCCAATATCAATAGCAtcttagaatttttttttttttgggtgaacaAAAGTTTAGGGGAGGGAGCCTATCCCATCCCAGGGTCAGAGTATACTGAGGCTTCTTTGAGGACTTACAAAAGAGGTCTTAGCCTATTTTTGAGGTTTTACATATTACCCACCAAAAGAGATTATCGATTGTGAAACTTGAACCTAGACATGAATAGCAAAGAGAACGATCCTTCCTAACTCAACCAACTCTCATTAGCATATCATCTTAGATTTTGGTTTTGCCTAATATGTGCCCTGCAAAGTATGAAATAAATGGGGCTTACAATTAAACAGGGGACATTGACAAATATCAatataataattcaaagtgCACTTTTTGGTTGCTCTGTGAAGCACTGGTAAGTGTGGTGTTAATGATCATAAGGGGTCCATCCATGTGGATTGCTTGGTCTGA encodes the following:
- the LOC117628469 gene encoding phosphoserine phosphatase, chloroplastic, yielding MEGLVGVSRVTPVRTHLRQKHLPFVPTSSLKFTKSSYRNRTRVGMNQHPKSPNPIAASIQPLEASALSRFDNTQPSKEVLDLWRNADAVCFDVDSTVCLDEGIDELAEYCGAGKAVAEWTARAMSGSVPFEEALAARLSLFNPSLSQVQDFLKERPVRLSPGIDELVKKLKANNTDVYLVSGGFRQMIKPAASILGIPPENVFANQLLFGTSGEFLGFDKNEPTSRSGGKATAVQQIRKAHNYKELIMIGDGATDLEARQPGGADLFICYAGVQLREAVAAKANWLVFNFEDLISSLD